A section of the Benincasa hispida cultivar B227 unplaced genomic scaffold, ASM972705v1 Contig50_2, whole genome shotgun sequence genome encodes:
- the LOC120069594 gene encoding dicarboxylate transporter 2.1, chloroplastic: protein MESFALQSVSTTTSFSPHSPTSRTSLLHRSKPISHSLSFPVSPHLSRSISLFQSTPPISQSPLFSSRSSLFNPLFHPKLRRAFPMRTSASQSPDNQPLPPTPPPRQGAKPIPFLISIAIGLIVRFAVPKPAEVSAQAWQLLSIFLSTIAGLVLSPLPVGAWAFLGLTVTVVTKTLTFAAAFNAFTSEVIWLIVISFFFARGFVKTGLGDRIATYFVKWLGKSTLGLSYGLTISEALIAPAMPSTTARAGGVFLPIIKSLSLAADSKPNHPSSKKIGAYLVQSQFQCAGNSSALFLTAAAQNLLCLKLAEELGVKISSPWITWAKFASVPAIIGILVTPAILYKLFPPETKDTPEAPAMATRKLEAMGPVTKNEWIMVGTMLIAVSLWIAGEALKIPSVVAAMIGLSILLTLGVLNWDDCLSEKSAWDTLAWFAVLVGMAGQLTSLGLVGWMSNCVASLLKSLSLSWPAAFAILQASYFFVHYLFASQTGHVGALYSAFLAMHLAAKVPGVLAALALAYNTNLFGALTHYSSGQAAVYFGAGYVELPDVFKIGFVMALINGVIWIVVGSIWWKILGLY, encoded by the exons ATGGAAAGCTTTGCTCTCCAATCTGTCTCCACTACCACTTCCTTTTCCCCTCATTCTCCCACTTCGCGAACTTCTCTCCTCCATCGCTCTAAACCCATTTCCCATTCCCTCTCCTTTCCTGTTTCCCCTCATCTTTCTCGCTCAATTTCGCTATTTCAATCGACCCCACCAATCTCCCAATCTCCCCTTTTCAGTTCTCGATCTTCCCTTTTCAATCCGCTCTTCCATCCCAAATTGCGTCGAGCTTTTCCAATGCGAACCAGTGCCTCTCAGTCGCCGGATAATCAGCCATTGCCGCCGACCCCACCTCCCCGACAAGGTGCTAAACCAATCCCCTTTCTGATTTCCATTGCTATTGGCCTCATTGTTCGATTTGCCGTTCCGAAACCAGCGGAGGTTTCAGCTCAAGCGTGGCAGTTGCTCTCGATTTTTTTATCGACTATTGCTGGACTGGTTTTGAGTCCTTTGCCGGTTGGTGCTTGGGCGTTCCTTGGCTTGACTGTTACTGTTGTTACTAAAACTTTGACGTTCGCTGCTGCTTTTAATGCTTTCACCAGTGAGGTGATTTGGTTGATTgttatttccttcttttttgctCGTGGGTTTGTGAAAACTGGGTTGGGGGATCGAATTGCGACGTATTTTGTTAAATGGTTGGGGAAGAGTACACTTGGTTTGTCTTATGGTTTGACGATTAGCGAGGCTTTGATTGCTCCTGCTATGCCGAGCACTACGGCGAGGGCCGGGGGTGTGTTTTTGCCTATTATTAAGTCTTTGTCGCTTGCTGCTGATAGTAAACCGAACCACCCATCGTCTAAAAAGATCGGTGCTTACCTTGTTCAATCTCAGTTCCAG TGTGCTGGTAACTCTAGTGCCCTTTTCCTAACTGCTGCTGCTCAAAACTTGTTGTGCCTTAAATTGGCTGAGGAACTTGGTGTAAAAATATCCAGCCCCTGGATTACTTGGGCCAAGTTTGCTTCTGTTCCAGCAATCATCGGTATCTTAGTAACTCCGGCAATCTTATACAAGCTGTTTCCTCCAGAAACCAAAGACACACCGGAGGCCCCTGCCATGGCTACAAGAAAATTGGAGGCTATGGGTCCTGTCACCAAAAACGAATGGATCATGGTCGGTACCATGCTTATTGCAGTCTCGTTATGGATTGCTGG AGAGGCCCTTAAAATACCTAGTGTTGTAGCTGCAATGATTGGTTTATCAATACTTCTTACATTGGGAGTCCTAAACTGGGATGATTGCTTATCCGAGAAGTCGGCTTGGGATACATTAGCTTGGTTTGCCGTCCTGGTGGGCATGGCTGGCCAATTGACAAGTCTTGGTCTCGTGGGCTGGATGTCAAATTGTGTGGCCAGTTTGCTGAAGTCTCTTTCTCTCAGCTGGCCTGCAGCATTTGCTATTCTTCAGGCATCTTACTTCTTCGTTCACTACCTCTTCGCTAGCCAAACCGGTCATGTTGGCGCTTTGTACTCGGCATTCCTTGCAATGCACTTGGCTGCCAAGGTACCGGGTGTGTTGGCAGCTCTGGCCTTGGCTTACAACACAAATCTCTTCGGTGCTCTGACTCATTACAGCAGTGGTCAAGCTGCTGTATACTTTGGAG CGGGTTACGTTGAGCTACCAGACGTATTCAAAATCGGTTTCGTGATGGCCCTCATAAACGGTGTTATCTGGATTGTGGTTGGAAGTATTTGGTGGAAGATTCTGGGTCTATATTGA